A genome region from Sphingomonas anseongensis includes the following:
- a CDS encoding type 1 glutamine amidotransferase domain-containing protein has product MPKIRDSRVLIVATDGFEESELFGPREMLMAMGAQVMLASPDLRPIQATVHDDPGRTIRPDVRIEDARSADFDALVLPGGVRNPDALRMNKPAIALIREFAQAGKPVAAICHGPWLLVEADLVRGRKVTGWPSIRTDLSNAGAKVVDEPATIDGNILTSRNPDDVKPFTEALVELIESSASA; this is encoded by the coding sequence ATCGTCGCCACCGACGGGTTCGAGGAGTCGGAGCTGTTCGGCCCGCGCGAAATGCTGATGGCGATGGGCGCGCAGGTAATGCTCGCCTCGCCGGACTTGAGGCCGATCCAGGCGACGGTGCACGACGATCCGGGCAGGACGATCCGGCCCGACGTGAGGATCGAGGACGCTCGCTCGGCCGATTTCGACGCGTTGGTCCTGCCCGGCGGGGTCCGAAACCCGGATGCCCTGCGAATGAACAAGCCGGCGATTGCGCTGATCAGGGAGTTTGCGCAGGCGGGCAAGCCGGTTGCCGCGATCTGCCATGGCCCTTGGCTGCTCGTGGAAGCCGATCTCGTGCGGGGCAGAAAAGTTACGGGATGGCCTTCGATCCGCACAGATCTCTCCAATGCCGGGGCGAAGGTCGTGGACGAACCGGCGACGATCGATGGGAACATCCTGACCAGCCGCAACCCCGACGACGTGAAGCCCTTTACGGAAGCGCTCGTTGAGCTGATCGAATCCTCGGCGTCTGCCTAA